The Anas platyrhynchos isolate ZD024472 breed Pekin duck chromosome 32, IASCAAS_PekinDuck_T2T, whole genome shotgun sequence genomic sequence gggaggagaaggagagttgggctgagaggctggggctgtggcaccAGGCAGCCTCCCTGGAAGATGGCCCCAACATGTGCCACCTGAATTGTCCCTCctttggggctgggcagggtggcAGGGACAGGGCCCAGCATCACTGCTCTGGGCTGCTCACAGGAcagtgcaggcagcccaggggatgtgctggcacatccagccccacagaggctGCTCCCCACCCACCACCAACCTCCCACTCTGCAGGGACACCCTTGCTCAGGCCAGCACTGGGGCCATGCCAGAATCCAGCATGGCAGATGCCCAAGCCAGCTCCTTGCCAAGCCCACAGCCatgtctcccagccccactgctcacCTGAGCAATGCACAGCCCCATCTGCCTTATGCTGGCAGGCACCGCTGTCCCCTGGCTGGgcccagcagtcctgcagagacagCTCCGTCCCCCTGCACTCCATCAGCCACATGGGGCCCgtcccctctccagcagcagcctggcccaggGCATAGACCACGgggccacagcccagctgcctgcacgcCACCTCGGCGTCCCGCATGTCCCAGGCATTGTCACACAGCGTCCCCCAGGTGCCGCGGTGCCAGATCTCCACTCTGCCCTAGCAGCTGTCCTTGCCTCCCACAGCACGGATCTTCTCCCTGTCTGGGGAGGCAGCGACCTCCCGTGGCACTGGGACAGCTGGGACAGCCCTGCCAGGTGAGGGGGGCACGTACAGGGGCAGCTCCCTACCTGTGCACCTGGTCGAGTTGGGGCATGCAGCCACCTGCGACCTTTCTGTCCATGTCCCAAAATAAAGAGAAGTTGGGCTGAAAAGGGTTGTTCTGGGGGTTGTGCAGAAGAGCACAGAGCTGACCTCAGCTCACACGTCCCCATGCTGcctgggtcagggcagcagcagaacctTGTTCATTCAGGGGACACAAACGTCACTGCAGGGGGGACCCAAGTGCTCAGCCCCACAGGGTCCCCAgttcacagagcagcaggaggctgtccctGGAAGGGGGACTCCTGAAAGCCCTGCATGGTCTCCCCTCTGAGACCTTGCCTGGAGTTGCCTCTGCATcccccagggaggtgctggcagCCCGGCTGTTGACTGCTGCTGGTGGACATGGGTGGCTCCAAGAGCTGAAGTCACCTTTGTACCACCAGCAGCAACAAGGTCTAAAGCAGGAAAGTCAAAACCCGTCTGGgttccttctctgcatttcaccatGTCCAATGGGGAACAGGACCTGTTGCCTTGATGGCTCAGATTTACCATTGCAGATGATGTGGGTCTCTTCTCGGACGTCATCACATGACTGCGGAtgccagggagcagagggacactgccagaaggagctgttgctcTTCCCACACTCCACATGATCCAGCCATGCAGTGCCAGACAGCTTGGCATAGTTAGAATCTGTTTCCAGTTCCCCTTCATtcccgcagcccagctccttgcacaccagtGACACCGTCTCggtggtcatggagttggagcaaacgctgccccacgtcccgttGTAGAAAACCTGCAGGCGCCCGGAGCAGCCGtcgctgttctccagcctcagggccatgaactctggaaggaggaaaggccCCAGGGACGTCCTTGGATGTCAGTCACTGATGGCCTTGGCTTTAACTGACTCTACCCTCACCCCAGATTCCAGCGccccacctcccagccccactcccaGCACAGACCTGAACAGATGACTCCCGCGTCCTCCTTGTGCCTGCAGtcgtgctgcccccaggcctcggcagggcagtcccagagagcagcttcGGCCCCAGAGCAGTTGACGCCATCCAGCCAGATCTGCCCAGAGCCCTCCCCAAACCGAGCAGAGCCGGCTGCCTCCAGGGCCCCTCCACAGCCCAGCTGGCGGCA encodes the following:
- the LOC140000428 gene encoding scavenger receptor cysteine-rich type 1 protein M130-like, with protein sequence MPLRLVGGGSRCDGRVEVFQHGTWGRVLDEQWDMQEASVVCRQLQCGEAEAAYTPVTAERGLGPVGLRGVRCAGHEADLSLCNTSLPESTPAEGIMEDVGVVCQGSRRVRLSEGARRCAGRVEIYYQGRWGTVCNDAWDLADAAVVCRQLGCGGALEAAGSARFGEGSGQIWLDGVNCSGAEAALWDCPAEAWGQHDCRHKEDAGVICSEFMALRLENSDGCSGRLQVFYNGTWGSVCSNSMTTETVSLVCKELGCGNEGELETDSNYAKLSGTAWLDHVECGKSNSSFWQCPSAPWHPQSCDDVREETHIICNGKSEPSRQQVLFPIGHGEMQRRNPDGF